From the Kwoniella dendrophila CBS 6074 chromosome 8, complete sequence genome, the window AACATCGCTGGTAATGACCGCAATCAGAATAGAGCATTGAAGCAAGAAACAAAGACATCACAGCTGCGTTTGGATTCCCAATATCAGTTTATAACAGAAGCTAACATGTCAAGTCGTGTACCTATACGCAAACCACCAacctcatcctcatcaagTCGTAAACCTCAAGTACCTATACGGAAAGGTCAAAGAGTAGGGACAAATGctaaaggtgttgaagatggttATTTGTATGTCGCTGGTGTAAGGGATCCTAGTAAGAGAGTAACGGAATTTAGAGTGAGTAAGCTATCTCTTATAACCATTATTAAAGCTATCATGTTCGTCAAAATACGATGTGCTTGATTTAGCTGCTTGACGATGAATGATTCCAGCTTCATAAAACTGTAGTAAGGAATTAGGAGAATACAATCACTGATAGGTGTACCCTCTCAATCAGACAGATCAAGATGTATGTCCAATTTGTCATACAGATAGACAATTTAATCAGAATCTAAGATTACTAGTCTCACCATGTTATCATAAGATGTAAGTACGCTCTTTATATGAAATACTGTGTAAACTCATAATTTAGTCATAAGCTGACATGTTATTCTATAAATCCTTCCTCATAGGTGCGAATCATGTATAGATAGATTATTCACTTTAGGTCCTGAACCATGTCCACAATGTGGACGTATATTAAGAAAAGTTAATTTTGCTCATCAAACTTTTGAAGATTTaagagttgaaaaagaagttgcAGTGAGAAGGAGGATGGCACAAGtgtgagtatatatatttctttACTTGGTTTGAGCGCCATtaaaaaaaatcaacaactttGGAAATGACTTAATATGGAAACGGTATTAAACTGATTTAATGTTATTatttttcaggtttaatAAGCGTAGCGAAGATTTTGAAAGTGATAAAGAATATGACAATTACTtggaagaagttgaagatttgaGTGAGTTGAATCGAATATCCATAACATGACATCCATCGAATGAGCGCGGCAAACTTGCTGATCTGACTTGATACTGAAATAGCTTTCAACTTGTTAAACGATATAGATGTAGAAAAAACTGAATCTAGAATAACGGCAtttcaaaaatcaaatgCAGGTTTGATAGCGACGAATCaagaaaaatcagctttagaagcAATGTCAcaaaatgaaagagaagaaattgaaagaagatcaagagaagaaagaatgagaatggttgaagaatctgaaagaattgaaagagaagaagaagaaagaattaaaaaagaTGTAACTGAAGCTTTGGTAAGTTGTAAAGAAGATACTATTAATCGAGATACTATTTAAATCTGAGCGATTTATCATACTAATCAATTTGT encodes:
- a CDS encoding CDK-activating kinase assembly factor MAT1, translating into MSSRVPIRKPPTSSSSSRKPQVPIRKGQRVGTNAKGVEDGYLYVAGVRDPSKRVTEFRTDQDVCPICHTDRQFNQNLRLLVSPCYHKMCESCIDRLFTLGPEPCPQCGRILRKVNFAHQTFEDLRVEKEVAVRRRMAQVFNKRSEDFESDKEYDNYLEEVEDLTFNLLNDIDVEKTESRITAFQKSNAGLIATNQEKSALEAMSQNEREEIERRSREERMRMVEESERIEREEEERIKKDVTEALARGDGKRAREIEMNGRTAKQSRQEALFKFIPPSLLQSSNTSNEDNIQHSPLSPSYNGPFIPIPYSNPETNQYNQWFEIQQLQGYYLDSRSQVNFVKDDKDEKIRGGGWDLNLFWEMEIREAVQGLGIEPLQ